The genome window AGTTTTGTGGTCTGGAGTTTCAGGTATCGCCCGCCGTACTGATTCCGCGCCCGGAAACCGAAGAACTCATTCGCCTTATTGTTCGGGATTATGCTGAGGCACCCGCTCCGCTGAATATCATCGACTTAGGGACGGGGAGTGGCTGCATTGCCGTGACGCTGGCTCGGTTCTTACCGCAAGCGTCGGTAGTAGCCTGGGACTTGTCGGAGGACGCGCTGGAGGTTGCCCGCCAGAATGCGGAACAACTACAGGCCGAAGTGGTTTTTGAAAAACGGGATATCCTGGAAGGAGCTAGCGACGATCTGAACGAACGCAATCGGTTTGATTGTGTGGTGAGTAACCCGCCGTACGTGACGCATTCGGAAGCCGAGCAAATGGACCAGAACGTGCTGCGGTATGAGCCGCATCTGGCCTTATTTGTGGAAGATGTCGATCCTTTGCTTTTCTACAAGGCGGTTGCCGATTTTGGTTGTCAGCACCTGACCGTTGGTGGTGCCTGCTAC of Tellurirhabdus bombi contains these proteins:
- the prmC gene encoding peptide chain release factor N(5)-glutamine methyltransferase, producing the protein MTTAKSLFDSLVGQLKGYRPEEARAIVFLLFEHFLRFRRTDVVANKPVPATQPDWDDLILRLNNQEPVQHLIGTTEFCGLEFQVSPAVLIPRPETEELIRLIVRDYAEAPAPLNIIDLGTGSGCIAVTLARFLPQASVVAWDLSEDALEVARQNAEQLQAEVVFEKRDILEGASDDLNERNRFDCVVSNPPYVTHSEAEQMDQNVLRYEPHLALFVEDVDPLLFYKAVADFGCQHLTVGGACYVEINERFGPETQDVFAERGYRNVQIFKDIHGKDRFVKALI